The Bacteroidales bacterium genome includes a region encoding these proteins:
- a CDS encoding DUF2520 domain-containing protein codes for MALDKKSLVIIGAGNVACSLAKLFANKNISLTIAARDVSKITDDFKKIATITNIASVPENAELYLICVKDDAIESVGKSLPNVNGVVAHTSGSVELKSLSRFSNHGVFYPFQSFRKEITLKETNFPILIESSNKNAEEILKDFAELISTKIFFSKPKSRAQLHIAGVFVSNFVNLLYDSGWKCVENNFDALEVLLPIIKETANRIETLPPSELQTGPAIRDDKITIENHLRLLENNPELTTIYKTLTNLLLKKYNHEKLS; via the coding sequence ATGGCTTTAGATAAAAAATCTTTAGTGATAATTGGCGCTGGCAATGTGGCTTGTAGCTTAGCTAAGCTTTTTGCCAACAAAAACATTTCGCTAACTATCGCTGCTAGAGACGTTTCTAAAATAACTGACGATTTTAAAAAAATTGCAACAATAACGAATATCGCTTCCGTTCCTGAAAATGCTGAATTATACTTGATTTGCGTTAAAGACGATGCTATTGAAAGCGTGGGAAAATCATTGCCAAATGTAAATGGAGTTGTTGCTCATACTTCTGGAAGCGTAGAATTAAAAAGCCTTTCACGATTTAGCAATCACGGTGTTTTTTATCCTTTTCAGTCTTTCAGGAAAGAAATCACTTTAAAAGAAACAAATTTCCCTATTTTAATAGAATCTTCAAATAAAAATGCTGAGGAAATTTTAAAAGATTTTGCTGAATTAATTTCTACAAAAATATTTTTTAGCAAACCTAAAAGCCGTGCCCAATTGCATATTGCAGGCGTTTTTGTTTCTAATTTTGTAAATCTTTTATACGATTCGGGTTGGAAATGTGTAGAAAATAATTTTGACGCATTAGAAGTTTTGTTGCCCATTATAAAAGAAACTGCCAACCGAATTGAAACTCTACCTCCAAGCGAATTGCAGACTGGACCAGCGATAAGAGATGATAAAATTACTATAGAAAATCATTTGCGATTATTGGAAAATAATCCCGAGCTAACAACAATCTATAAAACCTTAACAAACCTTTTGTTGAAAAAATATAATCATGAAAAACTATCGTGA
- the fusA gene encoding elongation factor G — protein MNNISKLRNIGIAAHIDAGKTTVSERILYFTGVNRKVGETHDGKATMDFMKQEQERGITIASAAITAFWKDHQINLIDTPGHVDFTVEVERSLRVIDGMIAVFCAVGGVEPQSETVWNQADRYRVPRIAFINKMDRTGADFNAVVEQMNQYLDASAMPFQIPIGAEDSFEGMIDLIKMRFYVFENDQRFEKDIPSEHMNAALAARMNIIEALADYNETIGDLYLNEKEIPNDLLVEAAREATIKLLITPVFCGAAYRNKGIQLLLDAVIDYLPSPTDIGTTMGMDIDDSEKILSRGPSPKEPFSALAFKLINDAYVGQQTFIRIFSGTLKSGMSFYNASKGKQERAGRILRIHAKDRVELEEAGPGDIVALVGLKYSRTGDTLCDQQNKIILESIHVPPAVIDMKVNTKIRKDRDKLSEALARLCNEDPSFRAFFDSETEETVISGMGELHLEIIVDRLKEEFKVDVEVGEPSVSYRETISMEVENTYRHVKQSGGKGQFAHTVIRFEPNDGNGFEFVNKIKGGVIPAEFIPSVEKGLIKAMEKGPLAEFPVVDVKAVLVDGSFHPVDSSDMAFQICAAMCFKEGFLKANPKLLEPIMKIEVNTPDDYIGNVTGDLNKRRGKIESMRRYRKGSQKLNGFVPLQEMFGYATTLRNITSGRANYSMEFFNYQPLPIAIQEAVIKKINEKKS, from the coding sequence ATGAATAACATTTCAAAACTGAGGAATATTGGGATTGCAGCACATATTGACGCTGGCAAAACAACTGTTAGTGAAAGAATTTTATACTTCACAGGTGTAAATAGAAAAGTAGGCGAAACACATGATGGCAAAGCAACTATGGATTTCATGAAACAAGAGCAAGAACGTGGAATCACCATTGCTTCTGCAGCTATCACTGCTTTTTGGAAAGACCACCAAATAAATTTAATTGACACTCCCGGGCACGTGGACTTCACCGTTGAAGTTGAGCGTTCTTTGAGAGTAATTGATGGAATGATTGCAGTTTTTTGTGCTGTTGGAGGCGTTGAGCCGCAAAGCGAAACAGTGTGGAATCAAGCAGATAGATACAGAGTGCCACGCATAGCATTTATAAATAAAATGGACAGAACTGGTGCAGATTTCAACGCCGTTGTAGAGCAAATGAATCAATACCTTGACGCAAGTGCTATGCCTTTTCAAATTCCTATTGGTGCAGAAGACAGCTTTGAAGGAATGATTGATTTAATAAAAATGCGTTTTTATGTTTTCGAAAACGACCAAAGATTTGAAAAAGATATTCCTAGCGAACACATGAACGCAGCTCTGGCTGCTAGAATGAATATAATTGAAGCTTTAGCTGACTACAACGAAACTATCGGCGATTTATATTTAAACGAAAAAGAAATTCCTAACGATTTGCTAGTGGAAGCGGCTCGTGAAGCGACAATTAAGCTCCTTATCACGCCCGTTTTTTGCGGAGCAGCATACAGAAACAAAGGCATACAGCTACTTCTAGATGCAGTAATTGATTATTTGCCTTCTCCAACAGACATTGGAACTACAATGGGAATGGATATTGATGATAGCGAAAAAATTCTTTCCAGAGGACCATCTCCAAAAGAACCTTTCTCTGCGCTAGCTTTCAAATTAATTAACGACGCTTATGTAGGACAGCAAACATTTATAAGAATTTTCTCTGGCACTTTAAAAAGCGGTATGTCATTTTATAATGCCTCAAAAGGCAAGCAAGAACGCGCTGGTAGAATTTTGCGTATTCATGCAAAAGACCGCGTAGAACTTGAAGAAGCTGGACCCGGAGATATTGTTGCTCTTGTTGGACTTAAATATTCTCGCACAGGAGACACTTTATGCGACCAACAAAACAAGATTATACTTGAATCTATACATGTTCCGCCAGCAGTAATAGACATGAAGGTTAATACAAAGATACGCAAAGATAGAGATAAACTTAGCGAAGCCTTGGCTCGTCTTTGTAATGAAGATCCTTCTTTTAGAGCTTTCTTCGATTCTGAAACTGAAGAAACCGTTATTTCTGGCATGGGCGAATTACACTTAGAGATAATTGTTGACAGACTAAAAGAAGAATTTAAAGTTGATGTTGAAGTTGGAGAGCCATCTGTTTCTTACAGAGAAACAATATCCATGGAAGTAGAAAACACATACAGACATGTAAAGCAATCTGGCGGAAAAGGACAATTTGCACACACTGTTATCCGTTTCGAACCTAATGATGGAAATGGTTTTGAGTTTGTAAATAAAATAAAAGGCGGTGTAATCCCTGCTGAATTCATTCCTTCCGTAGAAAAAGGATTAATTAAAGCTATGGAAAAAGGTCCTTTAGCTGAATTTCCTGTGGTAGATGTTAAAGCTGTTCTTGTCGATGGCAGCTTCCATCCTGTAGATTCTAGCGATATGGCTTTCCAAATTTGTGCTGCAATGTGCTTTAAAGAAGGATTTTTAAAAGCAAATCCTAAACTGTTAGAGCCAATTATGAAAATCGAAGTAAACACTCCAGACGATTATATCGGCAATGTTACTGGTGATTTGAACAAGCGAAGAGGAAAAATAGAGTCTATGAGACGATACCGCAAAGGCTCTCAAAAATTAAATGGCTTTGTTCCTTTGCAAGAAATGTTCGGATATGCAACCACATTAAGAAACATAACTAGCGGCAGAGCAAACTATTCAATGGAGTTTTTTAATTACCAACCTCTACCAATTGCAATACAAGAAGCTGTAATTAAAAAAATTAATGAGAAAAAGTCATAA
- a CDS encoding UbiA family prenyltransferase, with translation MKTKILAYIKLFRVPNLLIMAVIMYFFKYFLFDAALGYENMEAPLSNLQFALFVLMFVFLAAGGYALNDYYDIGMDEINRPEKTVLRNILPLNTGINSFFILTTIGLAAGFIVAFNINNITLYFIPIFIAALYWFYSTKYKREFLVGNFVVAFMAALNVCLIYLYYIFAFINIGNLPVIMIPYMNKITLIYSSFAFVITFIREIVKDICDEEGDKKFNCSSLPIKLGLKKTKNILIVISLFVAITLVYFGVYSFKLNKSYLFYYIWILLVPFWIFIIINLFKAKEKKEMHDISSFLKIYMLAGIISLQLLHMSNLWT, from the coding sequence ATGAAAACAAAAATTCTTGCGTATATAAAATTGTTCAGAGTGCCTAATTTGCTAATTATGGCAGTCATCATGTATTTTTTCAAATACTTTCTCTTCGATGCCGCATTAGGATACGAAAACATGGAAGCTCCTCTAAGCAATTTACAGTTTGCTCTTTTTGTATTGATGTTTGTTTTCTTAGCTGCTGGCGGCTATGCACTAAACGACTATTACGATATCGGCATGGATGAAATTAATCGCCCAGAAAAAACTGTTTTAAGAAATATTCTACCTCTCAACACGGGTATAAATAGTTTTTTTATTCTTACAACTATTGGCTTGGCAGCAGGATTTATTGTTGCTTTTAATATAAATAACATCACGCTTTATTTTATACCAATATTTATTGCGGCGCTCTATTGGTTCTATTCAACTAAATACAAAAGAGAGTTTTTAGTTGGAAATTTTGTTGTTGCGTTTATGGCTGCACTAAATGTTTGCCTAATCTATCTATATTATATTTTTGCTTTTATCAATATTGGAAACTTGCCCGTAATTATGATTCCATATATGAATAAAATAACTTTAATATATAGCTCTTTTGCTTTTGTAATTACTTTTATTCGCGAAATTGTGAAAGATATTTGCGATGAAGAAGGCGACAAAAAATTTAACTGCTCATCTTTGCCTATTAAACTCGGCTTAAAAAAAACAAAAAATATTTTAATTGTTATAAGCCTGTTTGTTGCTATAACGCTTGTGTATTTTGGCGTATATTCATTCAAATTAAATAAATCTTATCTTTTTTATTATATCTGGATTTTGCTAGTACCTTTCTGGATTTTTATAATTATTAACTTATTTAAAGCAAAAGAAAAAAAGGAAATGCATGACATTTCTAGCTTCCTGAAAATATACATGCTTGCAGGAATTATTTCGCTTCAATTATTACACATGAGTAACTTATGGACATGA
- a CDS encoding elongation factor Ts: MANISAKEVYKLRDLTGAGVMDCKKALVESDGDVDKAIEILRKKGQKLAVKRADREANEGYVIAAVDANNSFGAAIMMNCETDFVAKNDDFVSATKSFIDAAIASKPKNMDELLTIKINGRSIGDLVTDLIGKIGEKITLTHYEVIEAPCVVLYNHYNHRISTIVGLTETGDKVIEAGKDVAMQIASMKPIAVDKDDVPAEIVAKEIEIGKDQARQEGKPEEMLEKIAQGKLNKFYKENTLLNQDFIKEGNMTVSQYLKSISPKLSVTKFHRLALGE, encoded by the coding sequence ATGGCAAATATAAGTGCAAAAGAAGTATATAAACTTCGTGATCTCACAGGAGCCGGAGTTATGGATTGTAAAAAAGCTTTAGTTGAGTCAGATGGTGACGTTGATAAAGCTATAGAAATATTGCGTAAAAAAGGACAGAAATTAGCTGTAAAACGTGCAGACCGCGAAGCTAACGAAGGTTATGTTATTGCAGCAGTAGATGCAAACAACTCTTTTGGAGCAGCTATTATGATGAATTGCGAAACAGATTTCGTTGCTAAAAATGACGATTTCGTTTCTGCTACAAAATCATTTATAGATGCAGCAATTGCTTCTAAACCAAAAAACATGGACGAACTTTTAACTATTAAAATTAATGGTAGAAGTATCGGCGATTTAGTAACCGATTTGATTGGTAAAATTGGTGAAAAAATTACTTTAACTCATTACGAAGTTATTGAAGCTCCTTGCGTTGTGCTTTATAATCATTATAATCATAGAATTAGCACAATAGTAGGTTTAACAGAAACTGGAGATAAAGTAATTGAAGCAGGAAAAGATGTTGCTATGCAAATTGCATCTATGAAACCCATTGCTGTTGACAAAGATGATGTGCCTGCAGAAATTGTTGCGAAAGAAATAGAAATTGGAAAAGATCAAGCTCGTCAAGAAGGAAAACCTGAAGAAATGCTTGAAAAAATTGCTCAAGGTAAATTAAATAAATTTTACAAAGAAAACACTTTGTTAAACCAAGATTTTATCAAAGAAGGCAATATGACAGTTTCTCAATATCTTAAATCTATAAGTCCAAAACTTAGTGTAACTAAGTTTCATAGATTAGCTCTTGGAGAATAA
- the rpsI gene encoding 30S ribosomal protein S9: MSETLTLGRRKTAIARLRMVKGNGNISINGKDYKSYFPLKTLQYIVEQPFSLTGTMGSYDVRALLDGGGYNGQAEALRLAISRALVELNEEYRPTLKAQGLMRRDPRMVERKKPGRPKARKRFQFSKR, translated from the coding sequence ATGTCAGAAACTTTGACCTTAGGAAGAAGAAAAACAGCCATTGCTCGTTTACGAATGGTAAAAGGAAATGGCAATATTTCTATAAATGGGAAGGATTACAAATCTTATTTTCCACTAAAAACTCTTCAGTATATTGTAGAGCAGCCATTTTCATTAACAGGAACTATGGGTTCTTATGATGTAAGGGCTCTTTTAGATGGAGGAGGATATAATGGACAAGCAGAAGCTTTGCGTCTTGCAATTTCTCGTGCTTTAGTTGAACTTAATGAAGAATATCGTCCAACACTTAAAGCACAAGGATTAATGCGTAGAGACCCAAGAATGGTTGAGCGTAAAAAACCTGGTCGTCCAAAAGCAAGAAAAAGATTTCAATTCTCTAAACGTTAG
- a CDS encoding HAD-IIIA family hydrolase, which translates to MKNYREKLKNIKAFVFDYDGVLTNGSVYFDCSGNQIRQANVRDGYAMQLAKKKGFCLVIITGSHDKGIIKRCDVLNIDKIYLGVSNKKETFLEFLKEYNFNESQVLFMGDDIPDYELMKMAGISACPNNACEEIKKVSQYISHANGGSGCVRDVIEQVLKIQNMWMDNEALHW; encoded by the coding sequence ATGAAAAACTATCGTGAAAAACTTAAAAACATAAAAGCTTTTGTGTTTGATTATGACGGAGTACTAACAAATGGCAGCGTGTATTTCGATTGCTCTGGAAATCAAATTAGGCAAGCAAATGTGCGAGATGGCTATGCAATGCAATTGGCTAAAAAAAAGGGATTTTGTTTAGTAATTATTACAGGATCGCACGACAAAGGCATTATAAAACGATGTGATGTCCTAAATATTGATAAAATTTATTTGGGCGTTTCAAATAAAAAAGAAACTTTTTTAGAATTTTTAAAAGAATATAATTTTAACGAAAGCCAAGTCCTATTCATGGGAGACGACATCCCCGATTATGAATTAATGAAAATGGCTGGCATATCGGCTTGCCCGAATAACGCTTGCGAAGAAATTAAAAAAGTTAGCCAATACATTTCACACGCTAATGGCGGCTCTGGCTGCGTGCGAGACGTGATAGAACAAGTTTTAAAAATTCAAAATATGTGGATGGATAATGAAGCCCTGCATTGGTAA
- the rpsB gene encoding 30S ribosomal protein S2 has protein sequence MAKLTFEQLLDAGCHFGHLKRKWNPNMAPYIFMEQNGIHIIDLYKTMAKLDEAGAALKQIAKSGKKILFVGTKKQAKEIVADAARRASMPYVVERWPGGMLTNFTTIRKAVKKMINIDRMLKDPSFTSISKRERLQITRERAKLEKNLGSIADLTKLPSALFVVDITKEHIAVAEAQILGIPTFAIVDTNSDPKKVDFPIPGNDDAGKSISIIIQEIVDCINEGLTERKMSKEVDEVEEEEVIDERKEIAIDDEDEVSEKPKRKHSSPGKSGKGGNRKINIEVKD, from the coding sequence ATGGCAAAATTAACTTTTGAACAATTATTAGATGCCGGATGTCATTTCGGGCATCTAAAACGTAAATGGAACCCAAACATGGCTCCATACATTTTCATGGAGCAAAATGGAATTCACATTATTGACCTTTATAAAACAATGGCTAAGCTTGATGAAGCTGGTGCTGCTTTAAAGCAAATAGCAAAATCAGGTAAAAAAATATTGTTTGTAGGGACAAAAAAACAAGCTAAAGAAATAGTTGCTGACGCAGCTCGTAGGGCAAGTATGCCATATGTTGTAGAACGTTGGCCCGGTGGAATGCTTACAAACTTTACCACAATTCGCAAGGCTGTTAAAAAGATGATAAACATTGATAGAATGCTTAAAGACCCATCTTTTACAAGCATCTCAAAACGCGAACGTCTTCAAATTACTCGTGAAAGAGCAAAACTTGAGAAAAACTTAGGCTCAATTGCAGATTTGACAAAATTACCTTCAGCACTATTTGTGGTTGATATTACTAAAGAACATATAGCTGTTGCTGAAGCTCAAATTTTAGGAATCCCTACTTTTGCTATTGTAGATACAAATTCAGATCCTAAAAAAGTTGATTTCCCAATTCCTGGAAATGATGATGCAGGTAAATCAATTTCAATAATTATTCAGGAAATAGTTGATTGCATTAATGAGGGATTAACTGAAAGAAAAATGAGCAAAGAAGTTGATGAAGTTGAAGAAGAAGAAGTTATAGACGAAAGAAAAGAGATAGCTATCGACGATGAAGACGAAGTTAGTGAAAAACCAAAACGCAAACATTCTTCTCCTGGAAAATCAGGTAAAGGTGGAAATCGTAAGATTAATATTGAAGTAAAAGATTAA
- the maf gene encoding septum formation protein Maf: protein MLNEKLKNYSLILASGSPRRIAILKDMGFDFTIEKLNVDEAFPENLKGSEIALYISKKKSEAFPKDKILENTIVITADTIVWQDNKILGKPKNRNEAIEMLKLLSGDDHEVFTGVTLRSKNKLHSFFNRSKVSFRPLQQYEIEYYIDNFKPFDKAGSYGVQEWIGYVAIEHIEGSFFNVMGLPTRMLYSELENFLSE, encoded by the coding sequence ATATTAAACGAAAAGTTAAAAAATTATTCTTTAATACTTGCTTCTGGAAGTCCTAGAAGAATTGCCATTTTAAAAGATATGGGATTTGACTTTACAATTGAAAAACTTAATGTTGATGAGGCTTTTCCTGAAAACTTAAAAGGCTCCGAAATTGCCTTGTACATTAGCAAAAAGAAATCTGAAGCTTTTCCAAAAGATAAAATTCTAGAAAATACTATTGTAATTACAGCAGACACTATTGTTTGGCAAGATAATAAAATTTTAGGCAAACCAAAAAATCGCAACGAAGCTATAGAAATGCTAAAGCTTTTGTCCGGAGACGACCACGAAGTTTTCACAGGAGTTACATTACGTTCTAAAAACAAATTACATTCATTTTTTAATAGATCAAAAGTAAGTTTTAGACCTTTACAACAATATGAAATAGAATATTACATTGACAACTTCAAGCCGTTTGACAAAGCGGGTTCTTATGGTGTGCAAGAATGGATTGGCTATGTGGCAATTGAACACATTGAAGGTTCATTTTTCAACGTGATGGGATTGCCTACACGTATGCTGTATAGCGAGCTAGAGAATTTTTTAAGCGAATAG